The Montipora capricornis isolate CH-2021 chromosome 3, ASM3666992v2, whole genome shotgun sequence genome includes the window ATCCTGGATCCTTGACATATAACGATCACATAGCTTCAACAGTGTCCGTTTGCATGGTGCGCCTAGGCCAGATTAATCGAGTTAAACATGCTTTTGACCCAACCACCTTAACTATTATAGTTACTGCCTTAGTTTTTAGCAAGCTATATTATTGTTGTAATGTTTAGAGCAACACCTCTGAGTACAACTTAAGTAGGATCCAGGCTGTACAGAATTTCGCGGCTCGTATCGTTAGCAGCTCAAGGAAATACGACCATATTTCCCCTATCCTTAAAGATCTAAAGTGACTACCTGTAGGACAGCAGTTGTCTTATCGCCTTGCAATAATGGCCTTCAAATGTATGTCAGGGTGCGCTCCAGCCtctttattttctaaatatattcaaagAGCCATGATCACAAGGCGTACAACGAGGAACTCCCAGATGTTAAATATTCCTTTGAACTTTCCACTTCAGGACAGTCAAACTCTGGAACTCACTAGATTCGACTCTTAAGTTGAAACCAACACTACAGGACTTCAAACGTTGCCTGAGGAGAAGCCTTCTCTCGAATTTTTTAGTGACCTAATTGCtccacttttgtttttatttcattaattaattgataATTAATCGGTTcgattatgtcattttcttgtATATAGCATTAGTTATCTCATGACTTTATTCTGAAAAGCCCATTTGGGACGAATaaagtatttatgtatgtatgtatgtatgtactcagaCGACAAACGAGGAGACTGGGGGCTCAGTTAGCAGTTACACTACAGTGACTTAACACGAcgtatatgtcaatttcataagatggcgtctaaaagaacgcttcggtctttccggcggatcacaattcaggaaatgtttatcgtcttgtggagaattgtaattttgcaacttctgttctactgggtgtcgacattcttctacggtaaaaggatttcaatttcgactgatggcaagattcgtgaaaagctactataaaattcacaggcgcaacatgcatcttcacgcaatgcttactttcaagtaatagatcatacgacaaggacatattttgtgtgtggtttattgaatctaattccttgcaagcggacattggtaagattcacacaactgctttgaaactcttagtacccgttggtgaagtcattcttacatgaattgtcagagtacgaggcagttatatatgtcagtaattaaattgttccaccgcagtcacaaatgacaaccttgccatgactttgttatttggagCCACGTCCCGTTGCCAtatctccctattttgccaaattcgtctttcccttgttcttcatgctggttgttaattttctaaaatcattaaaattcaagaaatgaacttttgtaatttgaggtcaaacatttgaaacagcactgAAGATCGAAttcttttttcattaattttgttcgccacattcgccaacttttatgggccccctcatTGCTTCATtgtttgtgctttgcctcgttggcgattgtggcaaaattgtcattttcgccatatttgccaaattcgccgctttcgccaacttttatgggcccccttcactgctttgtgctttgcctcgttggcgattgtggcaaaattgtcattttcgccatatttgccaaattcgccgttttcgccaacttttatggggcccctatactgctttgtgctttgcctcgttggcgattgtggcaaaattgtcattttcgccatatttgccaaatttgccgctttcgccaacttttatgggccccctccactgctttgtgttttgcctcgttggcgattgtggcaaaattgtcattttcgccatatttgccaaattcggcGCTtttgccaacttttatgggcccccttcactgctttgtgttttgcctcgttggcgattgtggcaaaattgtcattttcgccatatttgccaaattcgccgctttcgccaacttttatgggcccccttcactgctttgtgctttgcctcgttggcgattgtggcaaaattgtcattttcgccatatttgccaacttttatgggcccccttcactgctttgtgttctgcctcgttggcgattgtggcaaaattgtcattttcgccatatttgccaaattcgccgttttcgccaacttttatggggcccctatactgctttgtgctttgcctcgttggcgattgtggcaaaattgtcattttcgccatatttgccaaattcgccgctttcgccaacttttatgggcccccttcactgctttgtgctttgcctcgttggcgattgtggcaaaattgtcattttcgccatatttcgcttttttaatttatatgtcATCTTCCGCCTCGTCAGTTATGTAGAGATTTTTCTGTAGTTTATTGTActcttttgatagttttttctaGGTGTCGCCTTTGTGTTAGTCTCGCAATTAGTTGATATTGTTTTCGCGTAACACTTGTGAATTTTTTTCCCATTAGTTTTCCTATAAATTGTACAGCTTAGTTTAATGCAAATTTGGGAGGTTGCAGGTTGTTTTGGTGAGAGTACCGCGAGATGTAAACTACTTAGCTTCCTTGTTGAGTGAGCAAGATTCACTTGCACAGGAAAGGCTACGacaaaagccaaagaaaaaatCTATGAGGACTTTGAAGTTATAGATGATGAATATTCTAGTCGAATCCGTCCGTCGTCTGGTCAATCGAGTGTTAAGATCGAGCCTTCCTTCCTTATTAGTACACCACGTGTTTCAAGAGATGAGAGACCTAGTCCTAGTCAGCCACGTAATGAAGCTCTTTTTACCGATCCACGCCCTCGACGAGGGGTGCCTCAATCGCCAGAAACAAAGCCTTTACGCCCTTATGTATCAACTCAATTTCCTGATTTTCGGGTATTTCAACTTCTCAAGACTGAGATCGTTACGTTTGACGGTAATCCTTTAAATTACCATTTGTTTATGAAGACCATTGAAAACAGTGTAGAAAAGTTTACTGAAGATGGCGACATACGGCTTCAATTGCTGATCCAACATTGTACTGGCAAAGCTAGAGAAGCAATCAAAAGTTGTGGAATGCTTAATGGTATGCAGGGCTACGAAAAGGCAAAGGAGCTCCTAAAGGAACGATTCGGAGAGAAATATGTTGTGTCTAAGGCGTGGATTGACAAGTTATCCTACGGACCGCCAATTAGATTAAATGACAGTGAAGCCCTTAATGACTTAGCTGACGATCTGGAAAACTGTGAGATTACCCTTAAGGTTTCGGGCAGGCTCGACCTAGTCAACAGTGAGGACAGAATGGTTCAGATTCTTCAAAGAGTACCGCCATATTTGCGTTCACGTTGGCAGAAGACGGTTCAGGAGATCAGAGTTTGTGGGCGAGACCCCACCTTCACGGATCTGAAGAAGCTTATCCGCACTGCCGCTAAAGAGAAGAACGATCCAGTTTTTGGTTCCATCCTGGACCCTGTTTTCAAGCAAGATCGAAGTAAAGTGAAACCGAGAACCAGGTTTTCCAGTACGCACGCGGTGCATGCTGCTCCAACAGACCTCGCTAACAGCCCCAGATACAGAGTGGGTAATGGGCGTGGTTTCGTTCCGGTACGCTCGAGTGTTGGTCTTGCCTTGAAGCCAAGTATCAAATGTTTCCTGTGTAATGGAGGTCACAAATTGGAAACCTGCGGTCAATTTAAAGCtaaatcaagtgaagaaaaGCTCAAGTTCGTCCGAGATAGAAAGCTGTGCGAAAACTGTCTCTCTTACTCTCATTTTGCAAGTGGTTGCAAGAGCCCACGAAGCTGTACTATTGAGCAGTGCACCATTGCCCGTAAGCATTTTCAAACCTTACACGATGCCTTGGTTGCTAGTTTTCGAAGTAGAGATGGCGAAGGAAACAATGAAAGAGTTTCTGGACCAAGTGTTGATCAACGCCCCGCCGAGTTACACGCGCAACAAAGTCATCACGTTATGAAGCGTAACGTCGAAGTATTTGATACCAAGCCTGAAATCAAGGCTTTGCCTATTGTGCCGGTGAAGGTCAAGGGTCGAGGCAAGGATGTGGTAGTGACGACCTATGCATTGTTAGATAGTGGTTCAACCTCCTCCTGGTGTAGTGAGAGTCGTGCGAAAAGGCTAGGTGTTGTTGGGTCGCGTGTCCGGGTTTCCTTGTCCACAATTGAGACAGACAGCACCCCTTTATCTTGTCGTCGGTTgaatttggagataatggatATGGCCGAAGTTAATATGGTTGAGCTGCCAGATGTTCTGACGAAAGACAAGTTGAATGTTTCCTCAGACTGCGTCTCTAGTCAAGATGATGTTGACCGATGGCCTCATCTGTCGGACATCAAAGTACCCAAAATAATCAGGAGTGAGGTGGAGCTGGTGATCGGTCAAGACGTTCCTGAGGCCCTAGAACCTTGTGAAATACGAAGCTGTCGTGGAAATGGCCCGTACGCTACGAAGACTAAGTTTGGTTGGACGTTAAATGGTCCTCTAGGACGGCATAGCTGTTTTGAAAAACGCTATGTAAACTTTATCCGTACTGATGAAGAAATGGGCCGGATGGTTCAGCAGTTTATGAATTTGGAATTCAGTGAGTCAGTGTCTGATCCAACTCATGCGTTCTTTCCATTTATGAAGGTTCTTTCCATTTATGAAGAATCAGCACGACTCGTGGACAGCCATTATGAGATTGCCATACCCTGGAAACTTCATCCTCCAGGTCTTCCAAATAACAGGCCATTAGCCGAGCATCGTTTGAAGTTGTTGCGAAAAAGACTCGTCAAAGATCCTGAGCTGTATTCCAGATATTCTGCATTCATATCAGACCTCCTTGACAAGGGATATGCCAAACGCGTCCCAGAAGATCGTCGTAATCGAGATGATGGTAAGGTGTGGTATCTTCCTCACCACTCTGTTGTTCAtccaaagaaactggagaaggTGCGCGTTGTCTTTGATTGTGCTGCACGTTATCGTGGTACATCGCTAAACGACAGAGTCCTGACAGGTCCAGATTTGACAAACAAGCTCGTTGGAGTTTTGTTGAGATTTCGTGAAGAGCCGTTTGCTTTAATGGCAGATATAGAAGCTATGTACCATCAGATCAAGGTCCACCCAGATGATGTTGACGCTTTACGCTTCTTGTGGTATCCCGATTCCGACTTAAAAAGAGATCCGGAAGAGTTTCATTTGTCCGTTCACTTGTTTGGTGGAGTGTGGTCACCTAGTTGTGCAAACTTTGGGCTTCTGAGGACGGCGAGAGACAACAGTAGTGAATTCCATCCGTCAGTTAGTAGCACAGTCACAAGGAACTTTTACGTTGACGATTGTCTTAAGTCCGTCAAATCCCAAGATGAAGCCATTGATCTAGTTAACGAGTTGCAGAGATTGTTGCGACGTGGAGGCTTTAACCTCACAAAGTGGATCTGCAACTCTAGGGCAGTGCTTGAGAAGATTCCTCAGTCAGATCGAGCCAAGGAAGTGAAAGATTTGGATCTTAGTCATGATGTTCTCCCCGTCGAAAGGGCCTTAGGAGTACATTGGAACGTGGAACGTGAcgagtttgttttcaaaatccAGGTTAAAGACAAGCCACTAACGCGTCGTGGTCTTCTGAGTATTGTATCGTCAATATACAATCCGCTAGGCTTCACAGCTCTTTCGTGTTGTCAGCAAAGATTGTCCTTC containing:
- the LOC138040141 gene encoding uncharacterized protein, translating into MKTIENSVEKFTEDGDIRLQLLIQHCTGKAREAIKSCGMLNGMQGYEKAKELLKERFGEKYVVSKAWIDKLSYGPPIRLNDSEALNDLADDLENCEITLKVSGRLDLVNSEDRMVQILQRVPPYLRSRWQKTVQEIRVCGRDPTFTDLKKLIRTAAKEKNDPVFGSILDPVFKQDRSKVKPRTRFSSTHAVHAAPTDLANSPRYRVGNGRGFVPVRSSVGLALKPSIKCFLCNGGHKLETCGQFKAKSSEEKLKFVRDRKLCENCLSYSHFASGCKSPRSCTIEQCTIARKHFQTLHDALVASFRSRDGEGNNERVSGPSVDQRPAELHAQQSHHVMKRNVEVFDTKPEIKALPIVPVKVKGRGKDVVVTTYALLDSGSTSSWCSESRAKRLGVVGSRVRVSLSTIETDSTPLSCRRLNLEIMDMAEVNMVELPDVLTKDKLNVSSDCVSSQDDVDRWPHLSDIKVPKIIRSEVELVIGQDVPEALEPCEIRSCRGNGPYATKTKFGWTLNGPLGRHSCFEKRYVNFIRTDEEMGRMVQQFMNLEFSESVSDPTHAFFPFMKVLSIYEESARLVDSHYEIAIPWKLHPPGLPNNRPLAEHRLKLLRKRLVKDPELYSRYSAFISDLLDKGYAKRVPEDRRNRDDGKVWYLPHHSVVHPKKLEKVRVVFDCAARYRGTSLNDRVLTGPDLTNKLVGVLLRFREEPFALMADIEAMYHQIKVHPDDVDALRFLWYPDSDLKRDPEEFHLSVHLFGGVWSPSCANFGLLRTARDNSSEFHPSVSSTVTRNFYVDDCLKSVKSQDEAIDLVNELQRLLRRGGFNLTKWICNSRAVLEKIPQSDRAKEVKDLDLSHDVLPVERALGVHWNVERDEFVFKIQVKDKPLTRRGLLSIVSSIYNPLGFTALSCCQQRLSFKIYVTER